One window of the Nothobranchius furzeri strain GRZ-AD chromosome 3, NfurGRZ-RIMD1, whole genome shotgun sequence genome contains the following:
- the ccdc174 gene encoding coiled-coil domain-containing protein 174: MDKKKKTLDVAASSLVDLKAELYRKQEQFKREKLGQESSDAGHRAKSTANKKPNIWSKQNAGVSARAAKDAEQLTEEQISLDTARRKLEEKARLYDQMTKGDFPDEETEALYLVDFTQKIIDKQKETFAPKKREQEDEERESLSPIPPPQNPDEEWVDFVDALGRSRRCMKKDLPSFQKLDQDIKGTGAITSENTLLSEDMRRELQRREWEREEEEAMKRPVGPVHYENIRAQEARDLGVGYFAFAHDEEQRRKQRETLDMLRDQTTEQRTKRERLKDKRKAILQARLAKVRQRKKKKGKLDGTEEDENEKEEENPGEDEEDEAVGPTPQPDVPPEASILRKVEVEIQERRDTKPGVPHVREWDRGKEFMFSEWKSRRRDERDSEFAPPTAYFTEEKRLKPAKAKHQENKAHMFFKSRKAPGGVSESETEPQPPASSQPSPPPPAETSPPSAPPLSAPSFIPRYPPPPAFYPPFPPPPPFQFAGPPRHVLPPFPPQSSYQYLPTPAHDIQPPPPGVESPIQQLPEGAPQNLDDMLSFYRNSS; encoded by the exons ATggataaaaagaagaaaacattGGACGTAGCTGCGTCATCG TTAGTAGATCTGAAAGCGGAGCTctacagaaaacaggagcagttcAAACGGGAGAAACTTGGCCAAGAAAGCTCTGATGCTGGACACCGAGCTAAATCCACAGCCAATAAG AAACCAAATATCTGGAGCAAACAAAATGCTGGCGTGTCAGCAAGAGCTGCGAAAGACGCAGAGCAGCTGACAGAGGAGCAGATCAGCCTCGACACAGCCAG GCGCAAGTTGGAGGAGAAGGCCAGACTCTATGATCAGATGACTAAAGGAGACTTTCCAG ATGAAGAGACAGAAGCCCTTTACCTTGTTGACTTCACCCAGAAGATTATtgacaaacaaaaagaaacattTGCACCGAAGAAGAGGGAGCAAGAAGATGAGGAAAGAGAGAGCCTGTCCCCTATTCCTCCTCCTCAGAACCCAGATGAGGAATG GGTTGATTTTGTGGACGCTTTGGGACGATCTCGAAGATGCATGAAGAAAGACCTGCCCAGTTTTCAGAAACTGGACCAAGACATTAAAGGAACAGG AGCGATCACTTCTGAGAACACCTTACTCTCCGAGGACATGCGCAGAGAGCTGCAGAGGCgggagtgggagagggaggaagaggaggcaaTGAAGAGGCCCGTTGGACCTGTTCACTACGAGAATATTAGAGCACAAG AGGCCCGTGACCTTGGTGTGGGCTACTTTGCCTTCGCCCATGATGAAGAGCAGCGCAGAAAGCAGAGGGAAACTCTGGACATGCTCAGAGACCAG ACCACAGAGCAGCGGACTAAGAGAGAACGACTCAAGGACAAGAGGAAGGCCATCCTTCAGGCTCGACTAGCCAAGGTGAggcagaggaagaagaaaaagggaAAGCTGGATGGCACTGAGGAGGACGAGAACGAGAAGGAAGAGGAGAATCCAG gagaggatgAAGAGGACGAAGCTGTCGGACCCACCCCTCAGCCAGATGTACCACCAGAGGCCAGCATTCTTAGGAAGGTGGAAGTGGAGATCCAGGAGAGGAGGGACACCAAACCAGGAGTTCCACATGTTAGAGAGTGGGATCGGGGCAAAG AGTTCATGTTCAGCGAGTGGAAATCTCGCCGTCGGGATGAGCGGGACTCGGAGTTCGCCCCCCCCACTGCCTACTTCACTGAAGAGAAAAGACTGAAACCAGCAAAGGCTAAACACCAGGAGAACAAAGCCCACATGTTCTTCAAGTCCAGAAAAGCTCCAGGAGGGGTCTCTGAAAGCGAGACTGAACCTCAGCCTCCAGCTTCCTCTCAGCCATCACCGCCCCCACCTGCAGAGACCTCCCCGCCTTCAGCACCCCCCCTCTCAGCTCCCTCTTTTATCCCCCGGTATCCCCCACCTCCTGCTTTTTATCCTCCatttcctcctccacctccttttcAGTTTGCAGGTCCACCACGCCATGTCCTTCCTCCGTTTCCCCCCCAGTCCTCATACCAGTATCTGCCCACCCCCGCCCATGATATCCAGCCACCTCCGCCTGGAGTTGAAAGCCCGATTCAGCAGCTTCCTGAAGGAGCTCCTCAGAATTTAGATGACATGCTTTCCTTCTACAGGAACTCTAGCTGA